A window of Corallococcus macrosporus DSM 14697 contains these coding sequences:
- a CDS encoding sigma 54-interacting transcriptional regulator: MSSGTTRPDRPVGLPIRTLTIEVLGGPDEGRAHTADGETVTVGTAESNELRLADPTVSRYHLELSRKGDRVAVADLGSTNGTAVGPVLLERGTVAPGTVLTLGRTSLRVGDGPTRTLSLHDSGALGPLRGQSAPMRRLMAQILRAARTDASVLLQGESGTGKELIARALHDESPRAKKPFVTLDCGVISPGLVASELFGHERGAFTGAERRHLGVFERAQGGTLFLDEIGELSPALQTALLGVLERRRFRRLGGSEELSVDVRVISATHRDLRAEVNANTFRLDLYYRLAVVRLEVPPLHQRVEDIPLLVEHFLGEAGYTGPLSALVPPPLMATLLAHRWPGNVRELRNYAEAILAMGEPPALEQAAGGPGAAPASAPAVALPLEQGYREARQKVLEDFEVQFLKALMERAGTNVSLAARLARMDRSYLIDLLHRHHLR; the protein is encoded by the coding sequence ATGTCCAGCGGAACGACGCGCCCGGATCGCCCCGTGGGGCTCCCCATCCGCACGCTGACCATTGAAGTCCTGGGAGGCCCGGACGAGGGCCGCGCCCACACGGCGGACGGCGAGACGGTGACGGTGGGGACGGCGGAGAGCAACGAGCTGCGCCTGGCGGACCCCACGGTGTCCCGGTACCACCTGGAGCTGTCGCGCAAGGGGGACCGCGTCGCCGTGGCGGACCTCGGCTCCACCAACGGCACGGCGGTGGGGCCCGTGCTCCTCGAGCGCGGCACGGTGGCGCCGGGGACGGTCCTCACGCTCGGGCGCACCTCGCTGCGGGTGGGGGACGGGCCCACGCGCACGCTCTCCCTGCATGACTCCGGGGCCCTGGGGCCGCTGCGAGGCCAGAGCGCCCCGATGCGGCGGCTGATGGCGCAGATACTCCGGGCGGCCCGGACGGACGCCTCGGTGCTGCTCCAGGGCGAGTCCGGCACGGGCAAGGAGCTCATCGCCCGCGCCCTCCACGACGAGAGCCCGCGCGCGAAGAAGCCCTTCGTGACGCTGGACTGCGGGGTCATCTCGCCGGGGCTCGTCGCCAGCGAGCTGTTCGGCCACGAGCGCGGCGCCTTCACGGGGGCGGAGCGGCGCCACCTCGGCGTGTTCGAGCGGGCCCAGGGCGGCACGCTCTTCCTGGACGAGATTGGCGAGCTGTCCCCCGCGCTCCAGACGGCGCTGCTGGGCGTGCTGGAGCGGCGGCGCTTCCGGCGGCTCGGGGGGAGCGAGGAGCTGTCCGTGGACGTGCGCGTCATCAGCGCGACCCACCGGGACCTCCGCGCCGAGGTCAACGCCAACACGTTCCGCCTGGACCTCTACTACCGGCTCGCGGTGGTGCGGCTGGAGGTCCCCCCGCTCCACCAGCGCGTGGAGGACATCCCCCTGCTGGTGGAGCACTTCCTGGGCGAGGCCGGGTACACCGGCCCGCTGTCGGCGCTGGTGCCCCCGCCCCTCATGGCCACGCTGCTGGCGCACCGCTGGCCGGGCAACGTGCGGGAGCTGCGCAACTACGCGGAGGCCATCCTCGCCATGGGAGAGCCCCCCGCCCTGGAGCAGGCCGCGGGAGGCCCTGGCGCGGCCCCGGCGTCAGCGCCCGCCGTGGCCCTGCCCCTGGAGCAGGGCTACCGCGAGGCCCGCCAGAAGGTGCTGGAGGACTTCGAGGTCCAGTTCCTCAAGGCGCTGATGGAGCGCGCGGGGACCAACGTGTCGCTGGCGGCGCGGCTGGCGCGGATGGACCGGAGCTACCTCATCGACCTGCTCCACCGGCACCACCTGCGCTGA
- a CDS encoding PEGA domain-containing protein: MSQSQPSIYRRRAWPSSPSFRLAPLLLALWGAASSATEPPAARPSVTLFVVGAPEARASVQSWARERPPGLPVTLRLAELPASTTRPGGDVQLLEVERHLQEARRHYIHAEFADCLQQVGDEGVLSRTLSQGHRALAARLLLWQVACQVGLRREEAALQVAAELGVLGLELPADIGVLPPEVGRVLVAGAEQGAARGRATLRITADSSPARISLDGRPGVCMAPCSLEVLEGRHVVRVDAEGRQFAVQVISARGPELAVAFTTLPASPELAAGQWSANYGESLANLDSAGSLSLLSTALRAPRLVLLTAEAEREGYRLRGALALQGRAAARTERQGEAKQLHGTAEGVLRDLLIQGQVVEPAPALYQRRDFWIAVGVAAVIAGAATTALLWQRPVRTEVGF, from the coding sequence GTGAGTCAGTCCCAACCTTCAATATACCGCCGCCGCGCGTGGCCCTCCTCCCCGAGCTTCCGCCTCGCCCCGCTGCTCCTGGCGCTCTGGGGCGCCGCCTCGTCCGCGACCGAGCCCCCCGCCGCGCGCCCCTCGGTCACCCTCTTCGTCGTGGGGGCCCCCGAGGCGCGCGCCTCCGTCCAGTCGTGGGCCCGGGAGCGGCCCCCAGGCCTCCCCGTGACGCTGCGCCTCGCCGAGCTCCCCGCCTCCACCACCCGGCCCGGGGGGGACGTCCAGCTCCTGGAGGTCGAGCGGCACCTGCAGGAGGCCCGGCGGCACTACATCCACGCGGAGTTCGCGGACTGCCTCCAGCAGGTCGGCGATGAGGGCGTGCTGTCCCGGACGCTGAGCCAGGGACACCGCGCGCTCGCCGCCCGCTTGCTGCTCTGGCAGGTCGCCTGTCAGGTGGGACTGCGGCGCGAGGAGGCGGCCCTCCAGGTGGCCGCGGAGCTGGGCGTCCTCGGGCTGGAGCTGCCCGCGGACATCGGCGTGCTGCCGCCCGAGGTGGGGCGCGTGCTCGTCGCGGGCGCGGAGCAGGGCGCGGCGCGGGGGCGCGCCACGCTGCGCATCACCGCCGACTCCAGCCCCGCGCGCATCTCCCTGGATGGGAGGCCCGGAGTCTGCATGGCGCCATGCTCACTCGAGGTCCTGGAAGGACGACACGTGGTGCGCGTCGACGCGGAGGGGCGGCAGTTCGCGGTCCAGGTCATCTCGGCCAGGGGCCCGGAGCTCGCCGTGGCCTTCACCACGCTGCCCGCCTCGCCCGAGCTGGCCGCGGGCCAGTGGTCCGCGAACTACGGCGAGTCCCTGGCGAACCTGGACTCGGCGGGCTCGCTGAGCCTGCTGTCCACCGCGCTCCGGGCGCCGCGGCTGGTGCTGCTCACCGCCGAGGCCGAGCGCGAGGGCTACCGGCTGCGGGGCGCGCTGGCCCTCCAGGGGCGCGCGGCGGCCCGGACGGAGCGCCAGGGCGAGGCGAAGCAGCTCCACGGGACGGCGGAGGGCGTCTTGAGGGATTTGCTCATCCAGGGCCAGGTCGTCGAGCCCGCGCCGGCGCTCTACCAGCGGCGGGACTTCTGGATTGCCGTGGGCGTGGCCGCGGTCATCGCGGGCGCGGCCACCACCGCCCTGCTCTGGCAGCGGCCTGTTCGAACGGAGGTGGGGTTTTGA
- a CDS encoding serine/threonine-protein kinase, with amino-acid sequence MEWGGRYRLTRQLARGGMGEVWEASATGEGGFARRVAIKRLTAEHEQSPSQARMFLDEARIASRLHHANILSILDYGVVEGVPYQVLEYVDGVDAERLRQRGLEVGEDFPVELALHVCAEVAHALQYAHEAKDGAGQSLEIVHRDVSPSNILVSWTGDVKLADFGIALARDRQERTLAGLTKGKPAYMPPEQVTRGELDGRSDLFALGCVLHALLTGHSPLAGEDRMADLLAGKELALSDALPADVRDLVARAVRRARHQRFQSAAAFAEAASGALAARSGRAGRALLCDWMARVRAKEEAARARPVSGWAGSFLEVEQLLGGVVPAAEEATAGGATPPPRSEPRAPRWRKWPWLTVLALGGLAVVRPWRLGQGDAPPPVARSVSAPEPAPRAPEEVALAERSLSAPAEVAEEVAPAERSLSAPAEVAEEVASAERSRSAPTLAPVTRAAPRAQEPTAKRAEVRAPPRPAQVGSGALTVGGEGALRAVVIIDGERRGHAPMLIELPVGEHVLELKTPDGHWIGPKRIQLTEFHTPAAPLRWVVPVAQGASGK; translated from the coding sequence GTGGAGTGGGGTGGCCGTTATCGACTGACGCGACAGCTCGCGCGAGGCGGGATGGGCGAGGTCTGGGAGGCGAGCGCGACGGGGGAGGGCGGGTTCGCGCGGCGGGTGGCCATCAAGCGGCTCACCGCCGAGCATGAGCAGAGCCCGTCGCAGGCGCGGATGTTCCTCGACGAGGCGCGCATCGCGAGCCGGCTGCACCACGCCAACATCCTGTCCATCCTCGACTATGGCGTGGTGGAGGGCGTCCCGTACCAGGTGCTGGAGTACGTGGACGGCGTCGACGCGGAGCGGCTGCGGCAGCGCGGGCTGGAGGTGGGCGAGGACTTCCCGGTGGAGCTGGCGCTGCACGTTTGCGCCGAGGTAGCCCATGCGCTCCAGTATGCCCATGAGGCGAAGGATGGTGCGGGGCAGTCGCTGGAAATCGTCCATCGGGACGTGAGCCCCTCGAACATCCTGGTGTCGTGGACGGGGGACGTGAAGCTGGCGGACTTCGGCATCGCGCTGGCCAGGGACAGGCAGGAGCGGACGCTGGCGGGGCTCACGAAGGGCAAGCCGGCGTACATGCCACCGGAGCAGGTGACGCGGGGCGAGCTGGATGGGCGCTCGGACCTCTTCGCGCTCGGGTGTGTGCTGCACGCGCTCCTGACGGGGCACAGCCCGCTGGCGGGCGAGGACCGGATGGCGGACCTGCTCGCGGGCAAGGAGCTGGCGCTGTCGGACGCGCTCCCCGCGGATGTCCGCGACCTCGTCGCGCGGGCCGTCCGGAGGGCGCGGCATCAGCGGTTCCAGAGCGCGGCGGCGTTCGCCGAGGCGGCCAGCGGGGCGCTCGCGGCCCGGAGCGGACGCGCCGGGCGCGCGCTGCTGTGCGATTGGATGGCGCGGGTCCGGGCGAAGGAGGAGGCGGCCAGGGCCAGGCCCGTCTCGGGGTGGGCCGGCTCCTTCCTGGAGGTGGAGCAGCTCCTGGGCGGAGTCGTGCCGGCGGCGGAGGAGGCAACGGCGGGCGGCGCCACGCCGCCACCTCGAAGCGAGCCGCGCGCCCCGCGCTGGCGGAAGTGGCCATGGCTCACCGTGCTCGCGCTGGGCGGGCTGGCTGTCGTGAGGCCCTGGAGGCTGGGGCAGGGAGACGCGCCGCCGCCCGTGGCGCGGTCCGTCTCCGCTCCTGAACCGGCGCCGCGCGCTCCGGAGGAGGTCGCCCTGGCAGAGCGCTCGCTGTCCGCTCCCGCGGAGGTGGCGGAGGAGGTCGCCCCGGCAGAGCGTTCGCTGTCCGCTCCAGCGGAGGTGGCGGAGGAGGTTGCCTCGGCAGAGCGTTCGCGGTCCGCTCCAACGCTGGCGCCGGTGACGCGCGCGGCTCCCCGAGCGCAGGAGCCGACCGCGAAGCGAGCGGAGGTCCGCGCTCCTCCGCGCCCGGCGCAGGTCGGCTCAGGGGCGCTGACGGTGGGAGGCGAGGGGGCCTTGCGCGCCGTGGTCATCATCGACGGCGAGCGCCGAGGCCACGCCCCGATGCTCATCGAGCTCCCCGTGGGCGAGCATGTCCTGGAGCTGAAGACGCCCGACGGCCACTGGATTGGTCCGAAGCGAATCCAGCTCACCGAGTTCCACACCCCCGCCGCCCCGCTGCGCTGGGTGGTTCCTGTGGCGCAGGGGGCTTCAGGCAAGTGA
- the blaMYX gene encoding MYX family subclass B1 metallo-beta-lactamase → MMLAPPRWACAGALLITLSTACTRTAPAAAVERNLPVEAQPQGPDAYVLADDVSVRKLAPGVWLHVTEVTLEPFGRVSTNGLIIEEGETSLLVDTGWDARQGALLLDWARDTLRRPVRAAVVTHFHADRLGGVPALVPHGIPVRGLAETARIATSLGRQGPWETFTESSTVGSLELFFPGAGHAKDNIVVWHRDSGVLFGGCFVKDGAATNLGNVEDADVAAWPTSLARTRQRFPEARVVVPGHGQPGGPELLSHTEALLR, encoded by the coding sequence ATGATGCTTGCTCCCCCGCGTTGGGCTTGTGCCGGCGCGCTCCTCATCACCCTGAGCACCGCCTGTACCCGAACCGCGCCGGCCGCGGCGGTCGAGCGGAACCTCCCCGTGGAGGCGCAGCCCCAGGGGCCGGACGCGTACGTGCTGGCGGATGACGTGAGCGTGCGGAAGCTCGCGCCTGGCGTTTGGTTGCACGTCACGGAGGTGACGTTGGAGCCATTCGGCCGTGTCTCCACCAACGGGCTCATCATCGAGGAGGGTGAGACGTCCTTGCTGGTCGACACGGGCTGGGATGCACGGCAGGGCGCGCTGCTGCTCGACTGGGCCCGGGACACGCTTCGGCGTCCGGTCCGCGCGGCGGTGGTGACGCACTTCCACGCGGATCGGCTCGGGGGCGTGCCCGCGCTCGTTCCCCATGGGATTCCCGTTCGTGGGCTCGCGGAGACGGCGCGGATTGCCACGTCCCTGGGCCGACAGGGCCCCTGGGAGACGTTCACCGAGTCGAGCACGGTGGGCTCCCTGGAGCTCTTCTTCCCTGGCGCGGGCCACGCGAAGGACAACATCGTCGTGTGGCACCGGGACAGCGGCGTGTTGTTCGGCGGCTGCTTCGTGAAGGACGGCGCCGCGACGAACCTGGGCAACGTGGAGGACGCGGACGTGGCGGCCTGGCCCACGAGCCTGGCACGGACGCGGCAGCGGTTTCCCGAGGCGCGCGTGGTGGTTCCCGGGCACGGACAGCCTGGCGGGCCGGAGCTGCTGAGCCACACGGAAGCGCTGCTGCGCTGA
- a CDS encoding class I SAM-dependent DNA methyltransferase yields the protein MSRDEQEAGVKQVYGEIASAYEALFPALHRYEERVERFLAAVVTPGARVLDVGCGPGLHTRGLDAAVDVVGTDLSEEMLALARSARPGGAWQVHSYHQPVPADWGRFSVALAVGCLDFCDDLPRVLKHLADALEPGGRLLFTVLERRPGLEGHEAPSARIQTAGPEVTLHLYSFEETARAVTAAGLLPRAYAHAPGWVQLTEQRTMWFGWWEVERR from the coding sequence GTGTCGCGGGATGAGCAGGAAGCGGGCGTGAAGCAGGTGTACGGGGAGATTGCCTCGGCCTACGAGGCGCTCTTCCCCGCGCTGCACCGCTACGAGGAGCGGGTGGAGCGCTTCCTCGCCGCGGTGGTGACGCCCGGCGCCCGCGTGCTCGACGTGGGCTGCGGGCCGGGGCTTCATACCCGGGGACTGGACGCCGCCGTCGACGTGGTCGGCACCGACCTCTCCGAGGAGATGCTCGCGCTCGCCCGCTCGGCGCGGCCCGGAGGCGCGTGGCAGGTGCACAGCTACCACCAGCCGGTTCCCGCTGACTGGGGGCGCTTCAGCGTCGCGCTCGCCGTCGGCTGCCTGGACTTCTGTGACGACCTGCCGCGCGTGCTGAAGCACCTCGCGGACGCGCTGGAGCCGGGCGGCAGGCTGCTCTTCACCGTGCTGGAGCGGCGGCCGGGGTTGGAGGGGCACGAGGCGCCCTCGGCCCGGATTCAAACGGCGGGGCCCGAGGTGACGCTGCACCTGTACTCGTTCGAGGAGACCGCGCGGGCCGTCACGGCGGCGGGGTTGCTCCCGCGCGCGTACGCGCATGCCCCCGGCTGGGTGCAGCTCACGGAGCAGCGGACGATGTGGTTCGGCTGGTGGGAGGTGGAGCGGCGCTGA
- the glgX gene encoding glycogen debranching protein GlgX, which yields MSREVWPGKPWPRGATFDGSGVNFAVYSQVATRVEVCLFDPADPTREIERFDLPESTDFVHHGYVPGLEPGALYGLRVHGPYEPAKGHRCNPHKLLVDPYAKALHGEVDWRQPVFGYPLGHAQQDLAKDERDSAAGVPKAVVVSDYFDWGNDRRPDVSWRKTVLYEAHVRGLTMRHPGVPEHLRGTYAGLACPPVIEHLQKLGVTSVELLPVHAFADDSFLDDKKLSNFWGYNTLGYFAPEQYYASRKTPGAAVAEFKAMVRDLHAAGIEVILDVVYNHTCEGNHLGPTLSLKGIDNASYYWLMPDGRHYLDFTGCGNSVNASNPQAARLIIDSLRYWVTEMHVDGFRFDLATVLGRTGEGAFDRNAALFQIIHQDPVLGRVKLIAEPWDVGLGGYQVGGFPPPWREWNGKYRDALRRFWKGDESLASEMGYRLTGNADLYAEARRRPQASINFVTAHDGFTLHDLVTYSHKHNEANGEHNRDGADDNQSWNCGVEGETDNADVIALRERQKRNLLASLFLSTGIPMIVAGDEMGRTQGGNNNAYCQDNALSWVDWNLDERRQKLLKFTQKLIQFRHRQPVLQRRRFFKGQHLWDSEHKDLTWFRPDGTEMKAEDWEKPFVRSLAFLLGGDAIPTPDERGQRIFGDALLILLNAHHEPVTYKVPPAAQGQRWELELCTADDSRGPEPVKGETFELIGRSLAVFRQVAG from the coding sequence ATGAGTAGGGAAGTCTGGCCGGGCAAGCCCTGGCCGCGTGGCGCCACCTTCGATGGTTCAGGGGTCAACTTCGCCGTCTACTCCCAGGTCGCGACCCGGGTGGAGGTCTGCCTCTTCGACCCCGCCGACCCGACGCGGGAAATCGAACGGTTCGACCTGCCGGAGTCCACGGACTTCGTGCACCACGGCTACGTGCCGGGCCTGGAGCCGGGCGCGCTGTACGGCCTGCGCGTCCACGGCCCATACGAGCCCGCCAAGGGCCACCGCTGCAATCCCCACAAGCTGCTGGTGGACCCCTACGCCAAGGCGCTCCACGGCGAGGTGGACTGGCGCCAGCCGGTGTTCGGCTACCCGCTGGGCCACGCGCAGCAGGACCTGGCGAAGGACGAGCGCGACAGCGCGGCGGGCGTGCCCAAGGCCGTGGTGGTGAGTGACTACTTCGACTGGGGCAATGACCGGCGCCCGGACGTGAGCTGGCGCAAGACGGTGCTGTACGAAGCCCACGTGCGCGGCCTCACCATGCGCCACCCCGGCGTGCCCGAGCACCTGCGCGGCACCTACGCGGGCCTGGCCTGCCCGCCCGTCATCGAGCACCTGCAGAAGCTGGGCGTGACGTCGGTGGAGCTGCTGCCGGTGCACGCCTTCGCGGACGACTCGTTCCTGGACGACAAGAAGCTGTCCAACTTCTGGGGCTACAACACCCTGGGGTACTTCGCGCCGGAGCAGTACTACGCCAGCCGCAAGACGCCCGGCGCCGCCGTCGCCGAGTTCAAGGCGATGGTGAGGGACCTGCACGCCGCGGGCATCGAGGTCATCCTCGACGTCGTCTACAACCACACCTGCGAGGGCAACCACCTGGGGCCCACGCTGTCGCTCAAGGGCATCGACAACGCGAGCTACTACTGGCTGATGCCGGACGGGCGGCACTACCTGGACTTCACCGGGTGCGGCAACAGCGTCAACGCCTCCAACCCGCAGGCGGCGCGGCTCATCATCGACAGCCTCCGCTACTGGGTGACGGAGATGCACGTGGACGGCTTCCGCTTCGACCTGGCCACGGTGCTGGGCCGCACGGGCGAGGGCGCGTTCGACCGGAACGCGGCGCTGTTCCAAATCATCCACCAGGACCCGGTGCTCGGCCGCGTGAAGCTCATCGCGGAGCCCTGGGACGTGGGGCTCGGCGGCTACCAGGTGGGCGGCTTCCCGCCGCCCTGGCGTGAGTGGAACGGCAAGTACCGGGACGCGCTGCGCCGCTTCTGGAAGGGGGATGAGAGCCTCGCCAGCGAGATGGGCTACCGGCTGACGGGCAACGCGGACCTGTACGCGGAGGCGCGCCGCCGGCCCCAGGCGAGCATCAACTTCGTCACCGCGCACGACGGCTTCACCCTGCACGACCTGGTGACGTACAGCCACAAGCACAACGAGGCCAACGGCGAGCACAACCGCGACGGCGCGGATGACAACCAGTCGTGGAACTGCGGCGTGGAGGGCGAGACGGACAACGCGGACGTCATCGCCCTGCGCGAGCGGCAGAAGCGCAACCTGCTCGCCTCGCTCTTCCTGTCCACCGGCATCCCGATGATTGTCGCCGGTGACGAGATGGGCCGCACGCAGGGGGGCAACAACAACGCGTACTGCCAGGACAACGCGCTGTCATGGGTGGACTGGAACCTGGATGAGCGGCGGCAGAAGCTGCTGAAGTTCACCCAGAAGCTCATCCAGTTCCGTCACCGGCAGCCGGTGCTCCAGCGCCGCCGCTTCTTCAAGGGCCAGCACCTGTGGGACTCCGAGCACAAGGACCTGACGTGGTTCCGGCCGGATGGCACGGAGATGAAGGCGGAGGACTGGGAGAAGCCCTTCGTGCGCTCGCTGGCGTTCCTCCTGGGCGGAGACGCCATCCCCACGCCGGATGAGCGCGGGCAGCGCATCTTCGGCGACGCGCTGCTGATTCTCCTCAACGCGCACCATGAGCCGGTGACGTACAAGGTGCCGCCCGCCGCGCAGGGGCAGCGGTGGGAGCTGGAGCTCTGCACCGCCGACGACAGCCGGGGCCCCGAGCCGGTGAAGGGCGAGACGTTCGAGCTCATCGGCCGCTCGCTCGCGGTGTTCCGGCAGGTCGCGGGCTGA
- a CDS encoding MOSC domain-containing protein, whose protein sequence is MTRLLSLRVGLPRELGVAGAASPLERPWTSAIFKAPVTGPVWLSVTGLAGDGQADRKVHGGPEKAVFAYPATHYDFWREHLSREDIGPGAFGENWVFSHGTEADVCIGDVLRVGHARVQVSQPRQPCWKPARRWGRRDLSLLIQQTGRTGWYYRVLEEGRVQEGDAVTLLERPFPAFTVACANQAMHGHAPEAAAALAACPLLTPRWRESLQRRALGKRGDDRPRLEGPNSDT, encoded by the coding sequence GTGACGCGCCTGCTGTCGCTGCGAGTGGGCCTGCCCCGGGAGCTGGGCGTGGCCGGGGCCGCCTCGCCGCTGGAGCGGCCCTGGACCAGCGCCATCTTCAAGGCGCCAGTGACAGGCCCGGTGTGGCTGTCCGTGACGGGGCTCGCCGGAGACGGCCAGGCGGACCGCAAGGTCCACGGCGGCCCGGAGAAGGCGGTCTTCGCCTATCCCGCCACGCACTACGACTTCTGGCGCGAACACCTCTCGCGCGAGGACATCGGCCCGGGGGCCTTCGGTGAGAACTGGGTGTTCTCCCACGGCACGGAGGCGGACGTCTGCATCGGGGACGTGCTGCGCGTGGGCCACGCGCGCGTGCAGGTGTCCCAGCCCCGCCAGCCCTGTTGGAAGCCCGCGCGCCGCTGGGGACGCCGCGACCTGTCGCTGCTGATTCAGCAGACGGGCCGCACCGGCTGGTACTACCGCGTGCTGGAGGAAGGCCGTGTCCAGGAGGGGGACGCGGTGACGCTGCTGGAGCGCCCCTTCCCCGCCTTCACCGTCGCTTGCGCCAACCAGGCCATGCACGGCCACGCCCCCGAGGCCGCCGCGGCGCTGGCCGCGTGTCCCCTGCTGACGCCGCGCTGGCGCGAGTCCCTCCAGCGACGTGCCCTGGGCAAGCGGGGAGACGACCGCCCGCGCCTGGAGGGCCCCAACAGCGACACCTGA